TGCAGCTATGGGAGGAACTGCGCCAGCAGCGCCTGAACCTGGCCCGCGCCGAGGACGTGCCCGCCTTCGCCATCCTCACCAACGCCTGTCTCGCCGAACTAGTGGAACTGCGGCCGCAAGACCCGCACCAGCTGGGGCGCATCAATGGCATCGGCCAACGCAAGCTGGAGCGCTACGGCCCCGCCCTGCTGGAGACCCTGCGCCGCTATCCGCCCGAGCCCGGCCGCAAACCACCGCCCAGCGCCCCGGCCGTTCACCCGGAACTGAGCGAGACCGCCGAGCGCAGCCTGGAGCTGTTCGAAAGACTGGGCGATGCAGATCAGGTGGCCGAACAGCGCCAGCTCAAGCCGCGTACCGTACACACGCACCTCGTCAGTGCCATGGAACTGGGCCTGCTGCCCCTGGAGAGCCTGGTGGTCCTGGCTGCGGACGAGCTGGAGGCGATCGAAGCCATGCTGCAACAACAGGGCGACAAACCCCCGCTGAGCCCGCTGTACGAACACTTCCAGGGCCGTTACAGCTACGAACAACTGGCTTGTGTTCGCGCCGCCTGGATGGCCAGGACACAGGCCTAGTAGAACCCGCTCGGTAAGCGGTACGCCGTCGCGCAGCTAAGGACAGAGCATCTAATTCCCCCCCTTTGCAAAGGGGGGGGTAGGGGGGATTTCTTCAGCCAGACCCCCCTCAATCCCCCTTTTGCAAAGGGGGAGGTCAATGCTCTACCCATTAACCTAAAAAGAGCATTTGGCTACAGTCTGGGCCCTTCCTGCCGATGTGCAGGTTATGGAACTACAAACCCTGCAACTTGCCCTGTCCCTCTCGGCCGGCCCGCGCATGCCGCCGCCGGAGATGGGGTCGGCGCAGACCCAGGCCAGGCCCCTGGCCGAGGGAGATCTGCCCCCCCAGCTACGGGACAGGCTATGGTCAAGGCAGACCCAGGCGTTGACCGAGATGCTGACCTACCTGAAGCCGGCGCGGCTGAGCAGTGAACTTTTGTTGCGCCTGCTAGAGCCATTTCATGCCAAGCTTGACGCCGGGCAAAACCCGACTCAGACTCAGGCCCAGACTCAAAACGACACGCAGAATGCGCTCCATCGTCTCACCCCGGAGACCCAGCGTTTTCTGTTGCGCATGAGCCTGATGAGCCTGGGCGGTACCGAGGCCACCGACAAAACACCCCTGGGAAAGCTCATGGAGATGATCGGCGACAAGAACGCCATTAACCTGAACCAGGCCAGCCTGCTGGCCAAGGCCACTGCCGCCGCACCCGGCATCAGCGCCCTGTCGAGGATGATGGAGATTGGCCAGATCCTCAATGCCCGGGTTGTACAGCAAGACGCCAACGGCGTCCTGCGCCTGCAACTGGGCGAGCAGATACTCAAGGCCAATCTGCCCAGCCTGCCCCGCCTCAATCCCGGCGATAGCCTCAGCCTGCAGCTGCTCAGTCTGAACAACAGGCCACAGCTGAAGGTGATCTCCTTCGCCAGCCAGAGCGCCCCGGAGAACCAACTGCTGCGCCAACTCCTGCACCAGCAGGGCAGCCTGCAACGGCTCTTTCAACAGCTCTCCATCCCGGCCCAGAATGCAACCCCGGCCCAATCGGCCACCCCAGCTCCCCTGACGCCAGCCCAGGCACAGACTCTACCCCAGGGCCCAGCGACCGGGGGCACTGCCTCGACCCCGGCCTCCACCCTCAACAGCCTGCTGCAAGCCCTGGCGGGACAGGCTGGCCCATCGGCCTCCCCTGCCCCCGCACCCGTCGGCACGGCCCAACCCTTGATGCAACAGCTGGCCGGTACGGATGTGGCGCAGAACCTGAAACCCCTGATCGAACTGCTGGCCAACCACCAGCTGGACCCGGATCGGATCAGCGAGGGCCAGGTGCGCAGCCTGATCCTCAACTCCGGCCTGTTTCTTGAGGCCAACCTGGCGCGCAAACGCAGCGCGCCGGCCGACCTGAAATCGGCCCTGCTGCGCATGGTGGCGCAACTGCGCAGCGGCCCTGACCTGCACACCAGCAATCTGGCCGCCCTGATGTACAACCGCCTGCTGCAGC
This is a stretch of genomic DNA from gamma proteobacterium SS-5. It encodes these proteins:
- a CDS encoding flagellar hook-length control protein FliK, with protein sequence MELQTLQLALSLSAGPRMPPPEMGSAQTQARPLAEGDLPPQLRDRLWSRQTQALTEMLTYLKPARLSSELLLRLLEPFHAKLDAGQNPTQTQAQTQNDTQNALHRLTPETQRFLLRMSLMSLGGTEATDKTPLGKLMEMIGDKNAINLNQASLLAKATAAAPGISALSRMMEIGQILNARVVQQDANGVLRLQLGEQILKANLPSLPRLNPGDSLSLQLLSLNNRPQLKVISFASQSAPENQLLRQLLHQQGSLQRLFQQLSIPAQNATPAQSATPAPLTPAQAQTLPQGPATGGTASTPASTLNSLLQALAGQAGPSASPAPAPVGTAQPLMQQLAGTDVAQNLKPLIELLANHQLDPDRISEGQVRSLILNSGLFLEANLARKRSAPADLKSALLRMVAQLRSGPDLHTSNLAALMYNRLLQQGEKRPQALPERQQQLLNQLRSSVEGALAKVEVRQLRSLQQSDENRQTWQLALPLLDQQKIKDLEIRIQRDKQRKQQEQGEDWTVNLHFDFDSSGPMDVRINLKQDKIAVVFWAQWQDTLHRLGELMPKLEQSLRKAGLEVAQLSAYPGAIPEPSQDQPNPEDSLLRVTA